The following coding sequences lie in one Sorghum bicolor cultivar BTx623 chromosome 6, Sorghum_bicolor_NCBIv3, whole genome shotgun sequence genomic window:
- the LOC8071088 gene encoding uncharacterized membrane protein At4g09580, which translates to MGRDERFPVWEAALGAGVAAAFAAGLVGVYLSMPDSDYSFLKLPRNLEELQILTGHLENYTSDYTLQVLVGYCAVYIFMQTFMIPGTIFMSLLAGALFGQLRGLALVVFAATAGASSCYFLSKMIGKPLVFTLWPDKLSFFQRQVAKRREKLLNYILFLRVTPTLPNTFINLASPIVDVPYHTFLLGTLIGLIPAAYVTVRAGIALGELTSLSDLYDTQSIALLFLIGVVSVTPALLGKDEAQEKPSEMVVGAS; encoded by the exons ATGGGGCGGGACGAGAGGTTCCCGGTGTGGGAGGCCGCGCTCGGCGCCGGGGTCGCCGCCGCCTTCGCCGCTGGGCTCGTCGGGGTCTACCTTTCCATGCCGGACTCCGACTACAGCTTCCTCAAGTTGCCACGTAATCTCGAGGAACTCCAAATCCTCAC TGGCCATCTTGAGAACTATACTAGTGATTACACCCTACAGGTGTTAGTAGGTTATTGCGCTGTGTACATCTTCATGCAGACCTTCATGATCCCAGGGACAATATTCATGTCTCTGcttgctggtgctctatttggGCAACTCCGGGGCTTGGCCCTGGTGGTCTTTGCTGCCACTGCTGGTGCTTCTTCGTGCTATTTCCTGTCGAAGATGATTGGGAAGCCACTGGTGTTCACACTGTGGCCAGATAAGCTCAGCTTCTTCCAGAGACAG GTTGCTAAAAGAAGAGAGAAGCTGTTGAATTACATACTTTTCCTCAGGGTGACCCCAACGTTGCCAAATACTTTCATCAACTTAGCTTCACCCATAGTAGATGTCCCCTACCATACATTCTTACTGGGAACTCTCATTGGTCTTATCCCAGCTGCTTATGTGACTGTCAGG GCTGGAATTGCTCTAGGAGAGTTAACTTCGCTGAGTGACCTTTACGACACCCAGTCTATAGCACTGCTATTCCTGATCGGTGTTGTTTCAGTCACACCAGCATTGTTGGGCAAGGACGAGGCACAAGAAAAACCATCAGAAATGGTGGTAGGCGCGTCATGA
- the LOC8071089 gene encoding transducin beta-like protein 3, whose product MASTHALKKNYRCDRSLQQFYTGGPFAVGLAPGGDGEGEGGAQAEAFLACACGGEVRVVSAADASAIGEPVDGDSEAITALALSPDSRLIFAAGHSRLIRVWDLASRTCIRSWKGHDGPIMAMACHASGGLLATAGADKKVCVWDVDGGFCTHFLRGHTGVVTTIMFHKDPKRLLLFSGSEDGTVRVWNLETKKCVAVLKEHFSAVTSLTLSDDGQTLLSAGRDKIVTAWDIRKYSSKKTIPTYEMIEAVSFIGSGSELLACLGIELANIKEKAASYFLTVGERGVVRIWCLESSLCVFEQQTSDVTVNSENEETRRGFTSAVMLPNDQGLLCVTADQQFLFYCPKRTDDGTFELSLYRRLIGYNDEILDLKFVGEEEQYLAVATNLEQVRVYDVASMSCSYVLAGHTEIVVCIDTCVSASGKTLVVTGSKDNTVRLWDVERKSCIGIGKGHLGAVGSVAFSKKTKNFFVSGSSDRTIKVWTWDDALGDAEDEVSLKAKAVVAAHDKDINSLAISPNDGLVCSGSEDRTACIWKLPNLVSSIVLKGHKRGIWSVEFSPIEQCVMTSSGDRTIKIWSVADGSCLKTFEGHTSSVLRASFLSRGTQIVSCGSDGLVKLWTIKTNECIATYDKHDGKVWALAVGMKTEMVATGGTDSVLNLWHDCTKEDKQEDFRKKEEEVLRGQELENAVSDSDYAKAIQLAFELRRPHRLLDLFSQLARRADAEDPIEKALLGLPKDGLRVLLEYVREWNTKPKFCHVAQFVLFRVLRSFSPTDILEIKGISELLEGLIPYSQRHFSRVDRLVRSTFLLDYTLMRMSVVDSDVDAGTIKDEMNGSSVENGELAEPRPASPVPEKSSKKRKSSKSSKKGKEKKVKVASSGHSNDVSVEA is encoded by the exons GAGCCCGTCGACGGCGACTCGGAGGCCATCACCGCGCTGGCGCTGTCCCCCGACTCACGGCTCATCTTCGCCGCGGGCCACAGCAGGCTTATTAGGGTCTGGGACCTCGCGTCCCGAACTTGCATACGCAGCTGGAAG GGGCATGATGGTCCTATCATGGCCATGGCATGCCATGCTTCTGGTGGTTTGCTTGCAACTGCCGGAGCAGACAAGAAGGTCTGCGTATGGGATGTCGATGGTGGATTTTGCACCCATTTCCTTAGAGGCCATACAGGTGTTGTGACGACCATTATGTTCCACAAAGATCCAAAGCGCCTTCTG TTGTTTTCAGGAAGTGAAGATGGCACCGTGCGAGTGTGGAACCTTGAAACCAAAAAATGTGTTGCTGTGCTTAAAGAGCATTTTTCGGCAGTCACTTCATTGACATTGTCTGATGATGGACAAACATTGCTCAGTGCTGGAAGGGATAAG ATTGTTACTGCATGGGATATTCGTAAGTACAGCTCAAAGAAGACAATACCGACATATGAAATGATAGAAGCTGTTTCCTTCATTGGATCAGGAAGTGAGCTCTTGGCTTGTTTGGGCATAGAACTGGCAAATATAAAGGAGAAAGCGGCCAGTTATTTTCTTACAGTTGGTGAACGTGGGGTCGTGCGCATCTGGTGCTTGGAGAG TTCGCTTTGCGTGTTCGAGCAGCAAACATCTGATGTAACTGTTAACTCAGAGAACGAGGAAACCAGGAGGGGCTTTACATCTGCTGTTATGTTGCCAAATGATCAAGGATTACTATGTGTTACTGCCGATCAGCAGTTTTTGTTCTATTGTCCCAAAAGAACTGATGATGGGACCTTTGAACTGTCTCTATATAGACGACTAATAGGTTATAATGATGAGATTCTTGACTTGAAGTTTGTTGGGGAGGAGGAACAATATCTTGCTGTAGCTACCAACTTGGAGCAG GTCCGTGTTTATGATGTTGCGTCGATGTCATGTTCTTATGTACTTGCTGGCCACACCGAAATAGTTGTTTGCATTGACACCTGTGTCTCTGCTTCTGGGAAGACACTTGTTGTAACTGGGAGCAAGGATAATACT GTGAGGTTATGGGATGTTGAAAGAAAAAGCTGTATTGGCATTGGCAAAGGCCATCTGGGTGCTGTTGGTTCTGTTGCCTTCTCaaagaaaacaaagaacttCTTTGTTAGTGGCAGCAG CGATCGGACCATCAAGGTATGGACCTGGGACGATGCACTTGGTGATGCTGAGGATGAAGTCTCTCTTAAAGCAAAGGCTGTTGTAGCTGCACATGATAAAGATATTAATTCTCTGGCAATTTCACCTAATGATGGCCTTGTTTGCAGTGGTTCTGAG GACCGAACTGCCTGCATATGGAAACTCCCTAACCTAGTGTCCTCTATTGTCCTTAAGGGACACAAAAGAGGAATCTGGTCAGTTGAGTTTTCTCCCATTGAACAATGTGTCATGACATCCTCTGGTGATAGAACAATCAAAATATGGTCTGTTGCTGATGGCTCATGCTTGAAGACATTTGAGGGCCATACATCAAGTGTTCTGCGAGCTTCTTTCCTTTCACGTGGAACTCAAATTGTTTCTTGTG GAAGTGATGGCCTAGTGAAGTTATGGACAATCAAGACAAATGAATGCATTGCTACTTATGATAAGCATGATGGGAAG GTCTGGGCATTGGCTGTTGGCATGAAAACTGAAATGGTTGCAACTGGTGGAACCGATTCTGTCCTCAACCTATGGCATGATTGTACCAAGGAAGATAAGCAGGAAGATTTCCGTAAGAAG GAGGAAGAAGTTTTAAGAGGCCAGGAATTGGAAAATGCTGTGTCAGATTCTGACTATGCAAAGGCAATACAACTTGCATTTGAGCTTAGAAGACCACACAGGCTTCTAGATTTATTCTCACAGCTTGCCAG GAGAGCTGATGCAGAGGATCCAATAGAAAAGGCTCTTCTTGGTCTTCCAAAGGATGGCCTCCGCGTGCTTCTTGAGTATGTTCGTGAATGGAATACGAAGCCCAAGTTCTGTCATGTTGCACAGTTTGTGCTTTTTCGGGTATTGAGGAGTTTCTCTCCCACTGATATCCTGGAG ATAAAGGGCATCAGTGAGCTCCTTGAGGGCCTTATTCCGTATTCGCAGAGGCATTTCAGCAGAGTCGACAGACTAGTTCGAAGCACGTTTCTGTTGGACTATACACTGATGCGAATGTCCGTGGTAGATTCAGATGTAGATGCGGGCACAATCAAAGATGAAATGAATGGTTCATCTGTGGAGAATGGTGAACTTgcagagcctcggcctgcttCACCTGTACCAGAGAAGTCAAGCAAGAAGAGAAAGTCCAGCAAATCAAGTAAAAAGGGTaaggagaagaaggtgaaggTTGCCTCGAGTGGACACAGCAATGATGTTTCTGTTGAAGCCTGA
- the LOC8071087 gene encoding WEB family protein At5g16730, chloroplastic produces the protein MQGSKTKSGSAEAKSNGKPKPDKEKKGGGGGGGGTPPTPKDSRPRKPAVPKASAAGHGTPRSADKSPGSGSADRKAPTPKAAAASRLATPPEKHGGKPAKPPQEQQQAAKPAQELQAQLAAVREELVKAKEQLVENEKEKCRVLAELERCKKAADEANAKLWEAQETDKLPAGESEQASLHGQQEADAAALRSTVEQLEKARYELADAIDAKNEALSQLDDAVRASEVKAQDLELLTVEVKRLKELVDFKMDGKGKKAAVMIQNLEAENSALKLELEKAKAAEEKAVQLERLVNELKSDADDARKSGSESELLADEWQKKAELLEVRLEEADQSNILKGESLNSAMEELDSTSSLLRDRESEVAALRDKVTFLEDELAKLKGDIDVSGKRANAAEKEAADLWTEVEGLRLKLRTAEEAKMEALNSDKNIETLNEQKQQLADELEATKDELEKVKKAMDGLASALQEMSAESREAQEKYLLKQDEIERAQAQVEELNLSLKNTKENYELMLDEANYEKVCLTKSVERLEAQAKSAHEEWQSKELSFVSSIKNSEEEVVAIRVQMDRTLEVVKEKENENTELQEKLQQLESQLMEANRIREVADAETIQWKEKVLDQENELQNIKQENDDLQAKESAASEKIKQLASQLANAKDGTINGNTKEGDNEKGDTEDEDEPVVVVSKMWENSKFADYDSSKEKENDGESQVDLESNKGDAGLDGNGLHSAKESSGKTSPTKQHQQHKKKPLLKRFSGLLKKKGEN, from the exons ATGCAGGGCTCCAAGACCAA ATCTGGCTCCGCCGAGGCGAAGAGCAACGGCAAGCCGAAGCCGGACAAGGAGAagaagggcggcggcggcggtggcggcggcacgCCGCCAACACCCAAGGACAGCAGACCGCGCAAGCCGGCCGTGCCCAAAGCGAGCGCCGCCGGCCATGGCACGCCGCGCTCCGCCGACAAGTCTCCCGGCTCGGGCTCGGCCGACCGCAAGGCGCCCACTCccaaggccgccgccgcctcccgccTCGCCACGCCTCCGGAG AAGCACGGGGGCAAGCCTGCGAAGCCgccgcaggagcagcagcaggcggccaAGCCTGCTCAGGAGCTGCAGGCGCAGCTTGCCGCGGTCCGAGAAGAGCTCGTGAAGGCCAAGGAGCAGTTGGTGGAGAACGAGAAGGAGAAGTGCAGAGTCCTTGCGGAGCTGGAGCGTTGCAAGAAGGCGGCTGATGAGGCCAATGCCAAGCTGTGGGAGGCGCAGGAGACTGATAAACTCCCTGCCGGTGAGTCGGAGCAGGCAAGCTTGCACGGCCAGCAGGAGGCTGATGCTGCTGCGCTGCGGTCGACAGTGGAGCAGCTTGAGAAGGCCAGGTATGAGCTGGCCGACGCAATTGATGCCAAGAATGAAGCGCTCAGCCAGCTAGATGATGCTGTTAGGGCCTCTGAGGTGAAGGCTCAGGACCTTGAGCTTCTCACTGTGGAGGTTAAGCGCCTCAAAGAGCTGGTTGATTTCAAGATGGATGGCAAAGGGAAGAAGGCTGCAGTGATGATTCAGAATCTTGAAGCAGAGAACTCTGCATTAAAGCTCGAGCTTGAGAAAGCAAAGGCTGCTGAAGAGAAGGCAGTTCAATTGGAGCGCTTGGTTAATGAACTTAAGAGTGATGCTGATGATGCTAGGAAGTCTGGTTCCGAGTCGGAGCTGTTAGCTGATGAATGGCAGAAGAAGGCAGAGCTGCTTGAGGTCAGATTGGAAGAGGCTGATCAGTCTAATATTTTGAAGGGTGAGTCTTTGAATTCAGCAATGGAAGAATTGGATTCAACAAGTAGTTTGCTTCGTGATAGAGAATCTGAAGTTGCTGCTCTTCGGGACAAAGTCACGTTCTTGGAGGATGAGCTGGCAAAGCTCAAGGGTGATATTGATGTGTCGGGCAAACGGGCCAATGCTGCAGAGAAAGAGGCGGCAGATCTATGGACAGAGGTTGAAGGGCTTAGGTTGAAGCTCCGTACAGCTGAAGAAGCGAAAATGGAGGCCCTGAACAGTGATAAAAATATAGAGACCTTGAATGAACAGAAGCAGCAGCTGGCTGATGAGCTTGAAGCTACCAAAGATGAGCTTGAGAAAGTTAAGAAGGCAATGGATGGTCTGGCCTCAGCCTTACAGGAAATGTCAGCTGAATCGAGAGAGGCGCAGGAGAAGTACCTTCTCAAACAAGATGAGATTGAGCGTGCTCAGGCACAGGTAGAGGAGCTTAACTTGAGTCTGAAGAATACTAAGGAGAACTACGAGCTAATGCTTGATGAAGCAAACTATGAGAAGGTTTGCCTTACGAAATCAGTTGAAAGACTGGAAGCACAAGCTAAGAGTGCGCATGAGGAATGGCAGTCCAAAGAGCTAAGCTTTGTCAGCTCTATTAAGAATTCAGAAGAAGAGGTAGTCGCTATCAGAGTTCAGATGGACAGGACCTTGGAGGTTGTTAAGGAGAAAGAAAATGAAAACACTGAGTTGCAAGAAAAGCTGCAGCAGCTTGAGTCTCAGCTGATGGAAGCTAACAGAATCAGGGAGGTAGCTGATGCTGAAACTATCCAATGGAAGGAGAAGGTATTAGACCAAGAGAATGAATTGCAGAACATAAAACAGGAGAATGATGACCTGCAGGCAAAGGAATCAGCTGCTTCTGAGAAGATTAAGCAACTCGCTTCCCAGCTTGCAAATGCAAAAGATGGCACGATAAATGGTAACACCAAGGAAGGAGATAATGAGAAGGGGGAcactgaagatgaagatgaacctGTTGTGGTAGTTTCCAAAATGTGGGAGAACAGCAAGTTTGCTGACTATGATTCATCTAAGGAGAAGGAGAATGATGGTGAGTCACAGGTTGATTTGGAATCAAACAAGGGGGATGCAGGTCTCGACGGCAATGGGCTGCACTCAGCTAAGGAGAGCAGTGGCAAGACATCACCAACTAAACAGCACCAGCAGCATAAGAAGAAGCCTTTGCTGAAGAGATTCAGTGGTTTGCTGAAGAAGAAAGGCGAAAATTAG
- the LOC8060472 gene encoding uncharacterized protein LOC8060472 isoform X2 produces MLGVLRRAALAAASSPAAGLRQFQHAYHRSNKRLSPIRDQEVSYGLKWAIASKGVIVKDKVFHNLETSQLQKGGATYPDCLSGIPLHVRGDVIGGVPGVSKAQFAKLLKLVTFHLSSISCLYVQDGAVGSSAECDAKVRVISDNPSAVMLLSNVLWKIPDRAISHDTSPLTIYATSSISNNVKSVLGSGTQYANGFAVADIERSSLILCGKAFSDSAIVKDALTAMTAPILSARGGLPVPGWLLGFGGSIVLLFAPVEIMMSCMEIHNALLSIDCGAVISSKGSTVLFPTKERREPKLFTKPTAVIIVSSDSTGAIPSVSKLSPGQAAYHFLAGYHNGKFVPAYSRAPSPADPLALASSLFSHLKEDDTPAYLINAKHSGKYIDDNGFMKLLKLALSHNLPDIKTEDFRVGELKGKYRNFLSSKFGKCFPEEFSF; encoded by the exons ATGCTCGGGGTTCTTCGCCGCGCAGCCCTCGCCGCAgcgtcgtcgccggcggcggGCCTCCGACAG TTTCAGCACGCTTACCACAGAAGCAATAAGAGATTATCACCTATCCGAG ACCAAGAAGTTTCATATGGTCTTAAGTGGGCTATTGCTTCAAAAGGTGTCATTGTGAAAGATAAGGTCTTCCATAACTTGGAAACATCCCAGCTTCAGAAAGGAGGTGCTACGTACCCAG ACTGTTTGTCTGGTATACCACTTCATGTTAGAGGAGATGTCATTGGTGGTGTCCCTGGTGTTTCAAAAGCTCAATTTGCAAAGCTTCTGAAACTG GTGACATTTCATCTTTCATCCATCTCATGTCTATATGTTCAAGATGGCGCCGTTGGTTCCTCGGCAGAATGTGATGCAAAGGTTCGAGTCATTAGTGACAACCCCTCTGCTGTTATGTTACTGTCCAATGTCCTTTGGAAAATACCAGATCGTGCGATTTCCCATGACACATCCCCTTTGACTATATATGCTACCAGTTCAATAAG TAACAATGTCAAGAGTGTTCTTGGTTCTGGAACGCAATATGCTAATGGATTTGCAGTGGCTGATATTGAACGGTCATCTCTAATCCTATGCGGTAAAGCATTTTCTGATTCAGCTATTGTGAAAGATGCACTTACTGCTATGACAGCCCCGATATTGTCTGCAAGAGGAGGCCTCCCGGTTCCAGGCTG gcttctgggctttggtgGTTCTATTGTATTATTATTTGCCCCAGTGGAAATCATGATGTCCTGCATGGAAATCCACAATGCTCTATTGTCCATTGACTGTGGTGCAGTCATCTCTTCTAAAGGGTCTACTGTGCTTTTCCCCACAAAGGAAAGAAGGGAGCCAAAATTGTTTACCAAACCAACTGCAGTAATTATTGTATCATCTGATAG CACTGGTGCCATACCATCTGTATCGAAGCTCTCTCCTGGTCAGGCTGCTTACCATTTCTTGGCTGGATACCATAATGGAAAATTTGTCCCAGCATACAGCAGAGCCCCCTCTCCTGCTGACCCACTTGCACTTGCAAGTTCCTTATTCTCACAT TTGAAAGAAGATGATACGCCAGCATATCTGATCAATGCTAAGCACTCTGGAAAGTACATTGATG ACAATGGATTTATGAAATTATTAAAGTTGGCACTATCTCACAATCTTCCCGACATCAAAACTGAAGACTTTAGAG TTGGGGAACTCAAGGGGAAGTACAGGAACTTTCTATCCAGCAAGTTTGGCAAATGTTTTCCCGAGGAATTCTCTTTCTAG
- the LOC8060472 gene encoding uncharacterized protein LOC8060472 isoform X1, with protein sequence MLGVLRRAALAAASSPAAGLRQFQHAYHRSNKRLSPIRDQEVSYGLKWAIASKGVIVKDKVFHNLETSQLQKGGATYPDCLSGIPLHVRGDVIGGVPGVSKAQFAKLLKLVTFHLSSISCLYVQDGAVGSSAECDAKVRVISDNPSAVMLLSNVLWKIPDRAISHDTSPLTIYATSSISSNNVKSVLGSGTQYANGFAVADIERSSLILCGKAFSDSAIVKDALTAMTAPILSARGGLPVPGWLLGFGGSIVLLFAPVEIMMSCMEIHNALLSIDCGAVISSKGSTVLFPTKERREPKLFTKPTAVIIVSSDSTGAIPSVSKLSPGQAAYHFLAGYHNGKFVPAYSRAPSPADPLALASSLFSHLKEDDTPAYLINAKHSGKYIDDNGFMKLLKLALSHNLPDIKTEDFRVGELKGKYRNFLSSKFGKCFPEEFSF encoded by the exons ATGCTCGGGGTTCTTCGCCGCGCAGCCCTCGCCGCAgcgtcgtcgccggcggcggGCCTCCGACAG TTTCAGCACGCTTACCACAGAAGCAATAAGAGATTATCACCTATCCGAG ACCAAGAAGTTTCATATGGTCTTAAGTGGGCTATTGCTTCAAAAGGTGTCATTGTGAAAGATAAGGTCTTCCATAACTTGGAAACATCCCAGCTTCAGAAAGGAGGTGCTACGTACCCAG ACTGTTTGTCTGGTATACCACTTCATGTTAGAGGAGATGTCATTGGTGGTGTCCCTGGTGTTTCAAAAGCTCAATTTGCAAAGCTTCTGAAACTG GTGACATTTCATCTTTCATCCATCTCATGTCTATATGTTCAAGATGGCGCCGTTGGTTCCTCGGCAGAATGTGATGCAAAGGTTCGAGTCATTAGTGACAACCCCTCTGCTGTTATGTTACTGTCCAATGTCCTTTGGAAAATACCAGATCGTGCGATTTCCCATGACACATCCCCTTTGACTATATATGCTACCAGTTCAATAAG CAGTAACAATGTCAAGAGTGTTCTTGGTTCTGGAACGCAATATGCTAATGGATTTGCAGTGGCTGATATTGAACGGTCATCTCTAATCCTATGCGGTAAAGCATTTTCTGATTCAGCTATTGTGAAAGATGCACTTACTGCTATGACAGCCCCGATATTGTCTGCAAGAGGAGGCCTCCCGGTTCCAGGCTG gcttctgggctttggtgGTTCTATTGTATTATTATTTGCCCCAGTGGAAATCATGATGTCCTGCATGGAAATCCACAATGCTCTATTGTCCATTGACTGTGGTGCAGTCATCTCTTCTAAAGGGTCTACTGTGCTTTTCCCCACAAAGGAAAGAAGGGAGCCAAAATTGTTTACCAAACCAACTGCAGTAATTATTGTATCATCTGATAG CACTGGTGCCATACCATCTGTATCGAAGCTCTCTCCTGGTCAGGCTGCTTACCATTTCTTGGCTGGATACCATAATGGAAAATTTGTCCCAGCATACAGCAGAGCCCCCTCTCCTGCTGACCCACTTGCACTTGCAAGTTCCTTATTCTCACAT TTGAAAGAAGATGATACGCCAGCATATCTGATCAATGCTAAGCACTCTGGAAAGTACATTGATG ACAATGGATTTATGAAATTATTAAAGTTGGCACTATCTCACAATCTTCCCGACATCAAAACTGAAGACTTTAGAG TTGGGGAACTCAAGGGGAAGTACAGGAACTTTCTATCCAGCAAGTTTGGCAAATGTTTTCCCGAGGAATTCTCTTTCTAG